One Paenibacillus riograndensis SBR5 DNA segment encodes these proteins:
- a CDS encoding ABC transporter permease, which yields MYNLIRSELFKLRKDRSFRVLLLVTAVLSLAYPLLYYFDNKSSGQPQFTGAEFLIRFMASNGYMIKFGVAALAGFFIASEYATGVMKTIASSGNDRGRLFTAKLIGFSVGAMAVSIVFPVVSTTEVSLLSGFGHLPEGVDAFFIPRALGLTLLYTAGYAAIGALFTAIFTDSGKTIGFSMIFFLMIDLILGGLGKYIPFFTTVYDYSIFKLMGDISKPSIGSGDLPALLLVPLLTIVAAGLLGILVFRRKEIK from the coding sequence ATGTATAATCTGATCAGATCCGAGCTGTTCAAGCTGCGTAAGGACAGATCATTCCGGGTGCTGCTGCTCGTAACCGCCGTTCTTTCATTGGCCTATCCGCTGCTCTACTATTTTGACAATAAATCGAGTGGACAACCGCAGTTCACAGGAGCCGAATTCCTGATTAGGTTTATGGCAAGCAATGGCTATATGATCAAATTCGGCGTAGCAGCGCTGGCCGGATTCTTCATCGCGAGTGAGTATGCAACGGGTGTCATGAAGACGATCGCATCGTCGGGCAACGACCGGGGACGGCTGTTCACCGCTAAGCTGATCGGCTTCTCGGTGGGTGCCATGGCTGTCTCTATAGTATTTCCGGTCGTGAGTACAACTGAAGTTTCGCTGCTGTCAGGTTTCGGTCATCTGCCGGAGGGGGTGGACGCGTTCTTCATACCGCGGGCCCTCGGACTGACACTGCTGTACACTGCAGGCTACGCGGCGATCGGGGCGCTGTTCACTGCCATATTCACCGACAGCGGCAAGACAATCGGCTTCTCAATGATTTTCTTCCTAATGATTGATTTGATTTTGGGGGGCTTGGGTAAGTACATCCCTTTCTTTACTACAGTGTATGATTATTCCATCTTCAAGCTGATGGGCGATATTAGCAAGCCCAGTATCGGCAGCGGCGATCTGCCGGCGCTCCTGCTTGTGCCATTGCTGACGATTGTCGCAGCCGGGCTGCTCGGGATTCTAGTGTTCCGCAGGAAGGAAATTAAATAA
- the pnuC gene encoding nicotinamide riboside transporter PnuC, producing the protein MNKSWGGWNLFELSWLVLFTAIAVGFTVISKDSVFGFTVFVTGVLCVVLAAKGNLMNYVFGMYNTVGYAYLAYVNGLFGEVMLNLLFFVPMNVVGFYMWKNNSNHGKLSMRQLELKGLLLVGAVCIAGCLLLGFGLSFIPGQNSPYIDAITTVLSVAATLLMVRRFKEQWLVYIVLNMFTVLLWVIRMLEGSGEGLLMIVMWSAYLVNAVYGYYNWNKGAREVAA; encoded by the coding sequence GTGAATAAATCGTGGGGCGGCTGGAATCTGTTTGAATTGTCGTGGCTGGTGTTATTTACCGCAATTGCTGTGGGGTTCACGGTGATTTCTAAGGATTCTGTATTCGGATTTACGGTCTTTGTCACCGGGGTGCTGTGCGTGGTGCTCGCAGCGAAAGGCAACCTGATGAATTATGTGTTTGGCATGTACAATACGGTCGGTTATGCATACTTGGCTTACGTGAACGGTTTGTTTGGCGAGGTTATGCTCAATCTGCTCTTCTTTGTTCCTATGAATGTCGTCGGCTTCTACATGTGGAAAAATAACAGCAATCACGGCAAGCTGTCCATGCGCCAATTGGAGCTTAAGGGTCTGCTTCTTGTGGGGGCGGTTTGCATCGCAGGCTGCCTGCTGCTGGGCTTCGGATTATCTTTCATACCGGGGCAGAACTCGCCGTATATTGATGCTATTACGACAGTGTTATCCGTTGCGGCTACACTTCTGATGGTTCGAAGATTCAAGGAACAATGGCTGGTCTATATCGTCCTCAATATGTTCACGGTACTGCTGTGGGTGATTCGAATGCTGGAGGGGAGCGGGGAAGGCCTGCTGATGATTGTCATGTGGAGCGCGTATCTGGTTAACGCTGTATACGGCTACTACAATTGGAACAAGGGAGCCAGGGAGGTGGCGGCATGA
- a CDS encoding ABC transporter ATP-binding protein has protein sequence MSEYVLQTNQLTKKFKGSVALDKVNLSIRKGSIYGFIGQNGAGKSTLMRIVTGLAFPSGGSIELFGASDELALTQARKRMGLIIESPSLFPHMTAAENLEVNRLLRGIPGKDCVARMLELVGLQGTGRKKVKNFSLGMKQRLGLAIAMLSDPEFLILDEPTNGLDPMSVIEMRELLKQLNQERGLTILISSHILSELHLLASHYGIIHHGRLLEQLTAQELNDKCQQYVYIKADNPDKAVTVIQNGLRTNDFEVMPDGAIKLYGHMEQPGKVSSALFSAGLEIEQFMPMGEDLESYFMKRIGGAGHV, from the coding sequence ATGAGCGAATATGTATTGCAAACGAATCAATTGACTAAGAAGTTCAAAGGCAGCGTAGCGCTGGATAAAGTGAATTTGTCTATCCGCAAAGGCTCCATATATGGCTTTATCGGGCAGAACGGGGCCGGAAAATCGACGCTGATGCGCATCGTCACCGGACTTGCTTTTCCGTCCGGCGGAAGTATCGAGCTGTTCGGCGCCAGCGACGAGCTGGCGTTGACCCAGGCCCGCAAGCGGATGGGGCTGATTATCGAGAGTCCCTCGTTGTTCCCCCACATGACCGCCGCCGAGAATCTGGAGGTGAACCGGCTCCTCCGGGGTATCCCCGGCAAAGACTGCGTCGCAAGGATGCTGGAATTGGTTGGGCTGCAGGGAACAGGCAGGAAGAAAGTGAAGAATTTCTCGCTTGGCATGAAGCAGCGGCTGGGTCTGGCAATCGCCATGCTAAGCGACCCGGAGTTTCTAATTCTGGACGAGCCGACCAATGGGCTAGATCCGATGAGCGTCATTGAAATGCGCGAGCTGCTCAAGCAGCTCAATCAAGAACGAGGGTTAACGATTCTGATCTCCAGCCACATTCTGAGCGAACTGCATTTGCTGGCCAGCCATTACGGCATCATTCATCACGGCAGGCTGCTGGAGCAGCTCACTGCCCAGGAACTCAACGATAAATGCCAGCAGTACGTGTACATCAAAGCGGATAATCCGGACAAGGCGGTAACGGTTATTCAGAACGGGCTCCGCACCAACGATTTCGAAGTGATGCCGGATGGGGCCATCAAGCTGTATGGACACATGGAGCAGCCAGGCAAAGTATCGTCGGCGCTGTTCTCCGCAGGCCTGGAAATCGAGCAGTTTATGCCGATGGGCGAGGACCTGGAGAGCTATTTCATGAAGCGGATCGGAGGTGCCGGCCATGTATAA
- a CDS encoding TerD family protein, which yields MMINTIFLRRANKLIVDEGKGPDRLPRAYLATAAKNMETLGFTFSRPLMRALSTLPKEQFEALYDQMIADLRAMVGAHVKYCPMYPAFPMQVMQADEAELYLNAFYYYLTLDLPEYAAADRPALQDQVNLKVIDLGSTAELHALISQLIQAKGSISETDKKDIDTVLEFADPEAMNEILPSGIPFKENAGFVAASLLKHEKANVEQIGRYFTTATDVLRLAVAWSDGDVSLAEATRFRKFKRRERRLLLGLLERCHPITEDMLRYKERWIRLGEILHPSEYKHRYMRCEEAFDILRNNKPFTTFNGSVELAFKYRQIWTLLDLLMQRPGEFARRLDQLLRSTEYTEYVVLAFGEVANQVSTPVLLQVKNHFARRHESHELRVFFPKGNVAKAFAVPDTLPEIDEAACQDLVQWCERVLMERFSLLPPLGKTYVDERLQDYHVPFSQRSASKALHTIVRGSRVPMMEGDTVRFFSWWKEGTVNGTPTGRVDIDLSAVLYDHNWQYVEHISYTNLRSSKYKAVHSGDIVSAPQGACEFIDLHIPSIVDYGGRYIVATLHSYTNQPYCNLPECFVGWMMRKKPGSGEIFEPATVSNKIDVTADTEIAVPVILDLVERRIIWTDLSLTRHPHYYNNVEGNQKGMVLIGKAMIDLRKPDLYDLFHLHSKARGELVAAADQADTIFSVDTGVTPFDIERIMAEYVV from the coding sequence ATGATGATAAATACCATCTTTTTGCGCAGAGCAAACAAACTGATTGTAGACGAAGGAAAAGGGCCGGACCGGCTCCCGAGGGCTTATTTGGCAACAGCCGCGAAAAATATGGAGACGCTTGGGTTTACCTTCTCACGCCCTTTGATGCGCGCTTTGTCTACCTTACCCAAAGAGCAGTTCGAAGCATTGTACGATCAAATGATTGCTGACTTAAGGGCAATGGTAGGTGCGCATGTGAAATACTGTCCGATGTATCCGGCGTTCCCAATGCAAGTGATGCAGGCGGATGAGGCAGAGCTGTATCTAAATGCCTTTTATTATTATCTTACTTTGGATTTGCCTGAATATGCGGCTGCAGACAGACCAGCATTGCAGGACCAGGTAAATCTGAAAGTGATTGATCTGGGAAGCACAGCGGAGCTGCACGCCCTGATAAGCCAGCTTATACAGGCTAAGGGATCTATCTCTGAAACAGACAAAAAAGATATTGATACAGTTCTGGAGTTCGCAGATCCGGAGGCAATGAATGAGATTCTCCCGTCCGGGATTCCATTCAAGGAGAATGCCGGATTCGTAGCTGCTTCCTTACTGAAGCATGAGAAGGCCAATGTAGAGCAGATTGGAAGATATTTTACCACCGCTACGGATGTGCTTCGGCTGGCTGTGGCTTGGTCGGATGGCGATGTCAGTCTGGCTGAAGCAACGCGGTTCCGTAAATTCAAGCGGCGTGAAAGACGGCTGCTGCTTGGACTGCTGGAACGCTGCCACCCTATTACAGAGGATATGCTGAGATACAAGGAGCGCTGGATTCGGTTAGGCGAAATCCTGCACCCCTCTGAATATAAGCACCGTTATATGCGCTGTGAGGAAGCTTTTGATATTTTACGCAATAATAAACCCTTTACGACCTTTAACGGAAGTGTAGAACTTGCATTCAAGTATCGTCAGATCTGGACGTTGCTCGATCTGTTGATGCAGCGCCCAGGTGAATTTGCCAGAAGATTAGATCAATTATTGCGGTCAACCGAATACACGGAGTATGTCGTGCTGGCATTTGGTGAAGTGGCGAATCAAGTATCGACGCCTGTACTGCTTCAGGTGAAAAATCATTTTGCCCGCCGCCATGAGTCGCATGAGCTGCGTGTCTTTTTCCCTAAAGGAAATGTTGCCAAGGCCTTTGCTGTTCCCGATACCCTCCCGGAGATTGATGAAGCGGCATGCCAAGACCTTGTGCAATGGTGTGAACGGGTGCTTATGGAGCGGTTCTCCTTGCTCCCGCCTCTGGGGAAGACATATGTCGATGAACGGTTGCAGGATTATCATGTGCCGTTTTCCCAAAGATCCGCAAGCAAAGCGCTGCATACGATTGTCCGGGGAAGCCGTGTGCCGATGATGGAGGGGGATACCGTCCGTTTCTTCAGCTGGTGGAAAGAGGGGACAGTGAACGGTACGCCTACAGGCCGTGTGGATATTGACCTGTCCGCAGTCTTGTATGATCATAATTGGCAGTATGTTGAGCATATTTCTTATACGAACCTGCGGTCCTCCAAATACAAGGCCGTTCACAGCGGAGATATCGTATCCGCCCCTCAAGGCGCATGCGAATTCATTGATCTGCACATTCCCTCCATCGTGGATTATGGCGGACGTTATATAGTGGCAACTCTCCATTCCTACACTAACCAACCCTACTGTAACCTGCCGGAGTGCTTTGTGGGCTGGATGATGCGCAAGAAACCCGGTTCCGGTGAGATTTTTGAGCCTGCTACGGTTAGCAATAAAATCGATGTCACCGCTGATACGGAGATTGCCGTTCCCGTTATTCTGGATCTGGTAGAACGCAGGATCATCTGGACCGATCTGTCTCTGACCAGACACCCGCATTACTACAACAATGTGGAGGGGAACCAAAAAGGCATGGTCTTGATAGGTAAAGCTATGATTGATTTACGGAAACCGGATCTCTACGATTTATTCCACCTCCATTCCAAGGCAAGAGGGGAGCTGGTAGCTGCGGCGGATCAGGCCGATACGATATTTTCGGTGGACACGGGCGTTACGCCATTCGATATCGAGCGGATTATGGCTGAATATGTGGTTTGA
- a CDS encoding AAA family ATPase, with the protein MKTLGLTLGKFAPLHKGHQFMIETALQEVDELIVVIYETTVTTIPLHIRANWIRKLYPAVRVIEAWDGPDGYSDDREHEIREEQYILGLLNGEQVTHFYSSEFYGEHMSIALGAVDRRVDEARRRVPVSATMVRSDPYKYRAYVSDIVYRDLITKVVFVGAMSTGKSTITEALAQRYHTTYAGEYGRDYWTEHQVDRRIGLKAFDEIAVGHIEREEQALLQANKYLFVDTNAITTYMFALDYHGRAPERLTRIALENAQRYDLFFLCDDDIPYEDTWDRSGNQKRHIFHKQIIADLKERRIPYITLRGSLEERMCKVDEVLAKFKPYSNYFGELGN; encoded by the coding sequence ATGAAGACACTTGGTTTAACGCTTGGGAAGTTCGCCCCGCTGCATAAAGGGCATCAGTTCATGATCGAGACGGCACTGCAAGAGGTTGATGAACTGATTGTAGTGATCTATGAGACGACGGTGACAACGATCCCGCTGCATATCCGGGCGAACTGGATTCGCAAGCTCTACCCGGCGGTCCGGGTGATCGAAGCCTGGGATGGTCCGGACGGGTATTCGGACGACCGGGAGCATGAGATAAGGGAAGAGCAATATATTCTGGGGCTGCTGAACGGTGAGCAAGTGACGCATTTCTACTCCAGCGAATTTTACGGAGAGCATATGAGCATCGCTCTGGGCGCTGTGGACCGGCGGGTGGATGAAGCCCGGAGGCGGGTGCCGGTTTCAGCCACCATGGTCCGTTCTGATCCTTACAAGTACCGGGCATATGTGAGCGATATCGTATATCGGGACTTAATAACAAAAGTGGTTTTTGTGGGAGCGATGTCGACGGGGAAATCCACGATCACCGAAGCATTGGCACAGCGGTACCACACAACCTATGCAGGCGAATACGGGCGCGATTATTGGACGGAGCATCAGGTGGACCGCAGAATCGGCCTTAAGGCGTTCGATGAAATCGCTGTAGGCCATATAGAGCGCGAAGAGCAGGCTTTGCTGCAAGCGAATAAATACCTTTTTGTCGATACCAATGCGATCACGACTTATATGTTTGCCCTGGATTACCACGGCCGGGCGCCTGAACGCTTAACCCGGATCGCCTTGGAAAATGCGCAGCGTTATGACCTTTTTTTCCTGTGCGACGATGATATTCCTTACGAGGATACATGGGACCGCAGCGGGAATCAGAAGCGGCATATTTTCCATAAGCAAATCATTGCAGACTTGAAGGAACGGCGGATACCCTATATTACGCTCCGGGGCAGCCTGGAGGAACGGATGTGCAAGGTAGATGAAGTGTTGGCAAAGTTCAAGCCCTACTCTAATTATTTTGGCGAGCTCGGTAATTAA
- a CDS encoding sensor histidine kinase, with translation MLILTLVSVTVAALLLARLLLMRRELGRMTAQLRRYNKGTTGKKIDVSLFDQRLEALAGEINRQSDLVVDAEARRRRTENELRQAIANISHDIRTPLTSIFGYIQLLEAEPITSQEKHEYLTIVKNRTKRLQALLNDFFELSLIESSDYQLKTERIEMNVLLSDILVGFYDRFNERNITPDIRLPQEAVAIYADESAVRRVVENLLINTVKHAAGHVEICFEHREKTAELRIVNEAKELTDIDVRLLFDRFYTVDRTRSAQGSGLGLSIAKSLMDKMNGTLTAELHGGNLTMTCRWKLTLAGEAV, from the coding sequence TTGCTTATCCTAACGCTCGTATCGGTTACGGTGGCGGCTCTTCTGCTTGCCCGTCTGCTGCTGATGAGGAGGGAGCTGGGGCGGATGACGGCGCAGCTGCGCCGGTATAATAAGGGGACAACCGGTAAAAAAATAGACGTGTCTCTATTCGACCAGAGGCTCGAAGCACTTGCGGGTGAAATTAACCGCCAGTCCGATCTTGTAGTCGACGCAGAGGCCCGCAGAAGACGAACCGAAAATGAGCTGCGGCAGGCGATTGCGAACATTTCCCATGATATCCGTACTCCTCTGACCTCCATATTCGGCTATATTCAACTGCTGGAAGCAGAGCCTATTACGTCCCAGGAGAAGCACGAATACCTCACAATTGTTAAAAATCGCACGAAACGGCTGCAGGCGCTACTGAACGATTTCTTCGAGCTGTCCTTAATCGAATCTTCGGATTATCAGCTTAAGACCGAGCGGATCGAAATGAATGTCCTTCTGTCAGACATTCTGGTCGGTTTCTACGACCGGTTCAACGAACGGAACATTACGCCGGATATCCGGCTGCCGCAGGAAGCGGTGGCTATATATGCCGACGAATCCGCCGTGCGGAGGGTCGTTGAGAATTTGCTTATCAATACGGTCAAGCATGCGGCCGGCCATGTGGAAATCTGCTTCGAGCACCGGGAGAAGACAGCCGAATTGCGGATCGTGAACGAAGCGAAGGAATTAACCGACATCGATGTAAGGCTGCTATTCGACCGCTTCTATACGGTCGACCGCACCCGGTCTGCCCAAGGATCGGGCCTTGGCCTTTCCATCGCCAAAAGCCTCATGGACAAGATGAACGGCACACTGACAGCGGAGCTGCACGGAGGCAACTTAACGATGACCTGCCGTTGGAAGCTTACTTTAGCAGGGGAAGCGGTGTAG
- a CDS encoding ArsR/SmtB family transcription factor yields the protein MADVDHDLVQAVKVYKALGEPTRLKIALMLIKQENQCVTAIGEQLGHVAGSTLSHHLKQLTESGLIQSQKNGSFIHYSVDQEVAKKFAPYLLA from the coding sequence ATGGCTGATGTAGATCACGATCTGGTGCAAGCTGTCAAAGTATACAAGGCTCTAGGTGAGCCTACACGACTAAAAATTGCCTTAATGCTAATCAAGCAAGAGAATCAATGCGTTACCGCGATCGGTGAACAGCTTGGACACGTAGCCGGTTCAACGTTATCCCATCATCTCAAGCAGCTGACGGAATCGGGTTTAATCCAGTCGCAAAAGAACGGTTCGTTTATTCACTACAGCGTTGATCAAGAAGTGGCAAAGAAGTTTGCGCCATATTTACTGGCGTAA
- a CDS encoding C40 family peptidase — MDKRNAALLSLLALSLYSSGVVHADARPQAEARAISVYLDGQRLQSGVQPLNLNGTVLVPMRGLFEAQGAKLSWNNVDKTVTAIKADTTLTYRMGALTAELNGQTLSLAAPGQIAGNTAMIPLRFVSEALGNKVDWVPGTQSVQISSGIIYETSVLHGVNLRSLPDAKSAPVSPELLSAGTKVHVVSVVDALWLKVKTGDNQTGYISAKPKYTDYTNSSLAEKQAEALIAYGKTFLGTPYEFGASPDQTATFDCSSFVKRVFEDTLSIELPRVSYDQAKKGKEVGLDGLRPGDLLFFSARGLDIGHVAIYAGNNQILHTYSTKLNVHVEAFDGQWKKRFVTARRIL; from the coding sequence ATGGATAAGCGCAATGCTGCACTTCTGTCTCTGTTAGCCCTTTCACTCTATTCCTCCGGCGTCGTCCATGCAGATGCCCGGCCGCAGGCCGAGGCCCGGGCAATCTCCGTCTATCTGGACGGACAGCGGCTTCAATCCGGAGTCCAGCCGCTGAATCTAAACGGTACAGTGTTAGTACCGATGCGCGGATTGTTTGAAGCACAAGGGGCCAAGCTGTCATGGAACAACGTGGATAAAACGGTCACCGCAATCAAGGCGGATACCACGCTTACGTACCGGATGGGAGCGCTGACTGCCGAGCTGAACGGGCAGACACTGAGTCTGGCGGCTCCCGGTCAAATTGCCGGAAATACGGCAATGATCCCGCTGCGCTTCGTCAGCGAAGCCTTGGGCAACAAGGTAGACTGGGTACCCGGCACCCAATCCGTGCAAATCTCCTCCGGGATTATTTATGAAACCTCGGTTCTCCATGGAGTCAACCTGCGCAGCTTACCGGATGCGAAGAGCGCTCCCGTAAGTCCGGAACTGCTCTCCGCAGGTACGAAGGTGCATGTGGTGAGCGTTGTCGATGCCCTGTGGTTGAAGGTGAAGACCGGGGACAACCAGACGGGATACATCTCAGCCAAACCGAAATATACGGATTACACCAACAGCTCACTTGCGGAGAAGCAAGCGGAGGCTTTGATTGCTTACGGCAAGACCTTCCTCGGCACGCCGTATGAGTTCGGCGCTTCACCAGACCAGACCGCGACCTTCGACTGCTCTTCCTTTGTGAAGCGTGTATTCGAGGATACCCTGTCCATCGAGCTTCCCCGTGTATCCTATGACCAGGCGAAGAAAGGCAAGGAGGTCGGGCTGGACGGGCTGCGTCCGGGTGACCTGCTGTTCTTCAGCGCACGCGGTTTGGACATCGGCCATGTAGCGATATACGCCGGGAATAATCAGATCCTGCATACATACTCAACCAAGCTTAACGTGCATGTGGAGGCCTTCGACGGACAGTGGAAGAAGCGGTTCGTAACCGCCCGCAGAATTTTATAG
- a CDS encoding amino acid permease → MAPQELKRDLENRHVQLIAIGGTIGTGLFLGSGKAIQLAGPSIIFAYLIVGIAVFFVMRALGELLLSKAGYQSFTDIAEDYLGPRAAFVTGWTYWFCWIMTAMADIIAVGVYVQYWFDIPQWVPAVICLIILLGLNLLTVKNFGELEFWFALIKVVTILALIAIGVILVVIGFKTDAGTVALSNIWTHGGIFPNGISGFLLSFQMVVFAFVGVELVGVSAAETANPEKSIPSAINKIPLRILFFYVGAIIALLSINAWTELTPAESPFVKTFSLVGIPIAAGIINFVVLTSAASACNSGMFSTSRILYNLSRNEQAPAHFAKLNKNHVPSNALLVSTLVLSVGALLSKLIPETAFGIVTTISAICFIWVWGVILICHLRYKKTKPELQARSKFKAPLTPFINYVVLALFAAILIIMLFAEETRPALLLTPLWFILLFVLYSTNRRKREKTNIQGFEPMER, encoded by the coding sequence GTGGCACCACAAGAACTAAAGAGGGATTTAGAGAATCGGCATGTTCAGCTCATTGCAATTGGCGGGACCATCGGCACCGGATTATTTTTAGGATCGGGCAAAGCGATACAACTGGCAGGGCCATCCATCATCTTTGCGTATTTGATTGTGGGGATCGCCGTTTTTTTTGTGATGAGGGCTTTGGGAGAACTTCTGTTGTCTAAAGCAGGTTATCAATCCTTTACAGACATTGCCGAAGACTACCTCGGACCGCGGGCGGCGTTTGTAACCGGATGGACCTATTGGTTTTGCTGGATCATGACGGCGATGGCTGATATTATCGCTGTTGGCGTGTATGTCCAGTATTGGTTTGATATCCCGCAATGGGTCCCTGCTGTCATCTGTTTAATCATTTTATTAGGACTCAACTTATTAACTGTCAAAAATTTTGGTGAATTGGAATTTTGGTTTGCCTTAATCAAGGTAGTGACTATTCTCGCATTGATTGCCATCGGGGTTATTTTGGTGGTGATTGGATTTAAAACAGATGCCGGAACAGTGGCTCTCAGCAATATTTGGACACATGGGGGAATATTCCCCAACGGAATTTCAGGCTTTTTGCTTTCCTTTCAAATGGTTGTGTTCGCCTTTGTCGGTGTGGAATTGGTGGGTGTATCGGCAGCGGAAACCGCAAATCCGGAAAAAAGCATTCCGTCGGCGATTAATAAAATCCCTTTAAGAATTCTGTTTTTCTACGTGGGTGCGATTATCGCCCTATTATCCATCAACGCATGGACGGAACTGACTCCGGCAGAAAGCCCTTTTGTAAAAACATTCAGTTTAGTGGGGATTCCCATTGCCGCAGGCATTATTAACTTTGTCGTATTAACTTCAGCCGCGTCTGCCTGCAACAGCGGGATGTTCTCAACGAGCCGGATTCTATATAATTTGAGCAGGAATGAGCAGGCTCCCGCCCATTTTGCCAAGCTGAATAAAAACCATGTGCCAAGCAACGCATTGCTCGTATCTACGCTTGTCTTGTCGGTTGGCGCTCTTTTGAGTAAGCTTATTCCGGAAACTGCCTTTGGAATCGTGACCACCATTAGTGCCATTTGTTTCATCTGGGTCTGGGGTGTCATTCTAATCTGTCATTTGCGGTATAAGAAAACAAAGCCGGAATTGCAGGCCAGATCAAAATTTAAAGCCCCGTTGACACCCTTTATTAATTATGTTGTCCTTGCGTTGTTTGCTGCAATCCTCATTATTATGCTGTTTGCTGAAGAAACGCGCCCGGCCTTATTGTTGACGCCGCTATGGTTTATTCTATTGTTTGTTTTGTATTCTACGAATAGAAGAAAGAGGGAAAAAACAAATATCCAAGGTTTTGAGCCTATGGAAAGATAG
- a CDS encoding MFS transporter produces the protein MIKSWKVYILAIISFLVGTSEFVIAGILDLVSRDVGVTIAAAGQLISVYSISYAVGTPILIAATSKLSRRTLMLAALALFFIGNLITVVSTGYPMLVGARVVLALSTGVFTVVALTVSAQIAGPGKQGSAIATIMMGFNLSLILGVPLGRVIASTYDWKMIFYGIGLLSFIAMLVILMALPKSQGEANVPLKEQLALLKRPQLLLTLSISFFWMVGYTIIYTFITPFLMNITGMSNGMVSIALFSFGIASLLGAQAGGYGADKLGIPRTLNGSLMIHAGILILMSLFAHTSIAVFPLLLLWSFFAWSTGPIQQVYMISLAPSAAGILLSLNTSFIQLGIAVGAAIGGLVVERFSLQSIGVAGAIGVAIALLPAILSFSMRSQSANGIQSVTSKQ, from the coding sequence ATGATTAAATCGTGGAAAGTTTATATTTTAGCGATTATAAGTTTTTTAGTGGGAACTTCGGAATTTGTAATTGCCGGGATATTGGATCTGGTTTCCAGGGATGTAGGCGTAACCATTGCTGCTGCCGGCCAACTCATTTCGGTTTATTCCATATCTTACGCGGTTGGTACTCCGATTCTCATTGCGGCTACCTCTAAACTAAGCCGGAGAACACTTATGCTGGCTGCTTTGGCGCTCTTTTTTATAGGGAATTTAATTACGGTGGTCTCGACGGGCTATCCGATGCTTGTTGGTGCGAGAGTGGTCTTAGCTCTTAGTACAGGTGTCTTTACCGTGGTTGCCCTAACTGTTTCTGCTCAAATTGCCGGACCTGGAAAACAAGGCTCCGCCATAGCAACTATCATGATGGGATTTAATCTATCGCTTATTTTAGGCGTTCCTCTGGGAAGAGTCATTGCCAGCACCTACGACTGGAAAATGATTTTTTATGGAATCGGCCTTCTTAGTTTTATCGCGATGCTGGTCATTTTAATGGCATTGCCAAAGTCGCAGGGAGAGGCAAATGTGCCTCTTAAAGAACAACTCGCCCTGTTGAAAAGGCCGCAGCTATTATTAACCTTGTCGATTAGCTTCTTTTGGATGGTCGGTTATACGATCATTTACACGTTTATTACACCATTTCTGATGAACATTACGGGTATGAGCAATGGGATGGTGAGCATCGCGCTATTTTCATTCGGCATAGCAAGTTTGCTGGGCGCCCAGGCTGGAGGTTATGGTGCGGATAAATTAGGTATTCCGCGTACGCTGAATGGAAGCTTAATGATCCACGCTGGTATTTTGATCCTTATGTCCCTCTTTGCCCATACATCTATAGCTGTCTTTCCGTTGCTGCTGTTATGGTCGTTTTTTGCTTGGTCTACGGGTCCCATTCAACAAGTTTATATGATTAGCTTGGCACCAAGCGCAGCGGGCATTCTTCTGAGCTTGAATACATCCTTCATCCAGTTGGGGATTGCTGTCGGAGCTGCCATTGGCGGTCTTGTTGTGGAAAGATTTTCCTTGCAATCAATCGGCGTGGCTGGCGCAATTGGTGTTGCAATCGCACTCCTTCCGGCTATATTATCGTTCTCGATGCGAAGTCAGTCTGCGAATGGCATACAATCCGTCACAAGCAAACAATGA